TTAAGATGCCAGACGAAAAAAGATGGAACCATCTGGTGGTTTTATGAATAATTGCTACCTTCTTAACGTTTATTTTACTGGAGTACTGAAGGATTAACTTATAAAATTAGTGCATAAACAGGCTGGAAATATCGATCGATTATTGGTTATGAAGATGAAAAAGGGCGATATGAAAGCCTTTCAAGAGCTCTTCGTAACGTATGGTGAAAGACTATATGAATTTTCCTTTTCCTATTTGAAAGATTCTTTTGTTGCCGAAGAAATTGTACAGGATGTTTTTCTACGGATCTGGGAGATGAGGGAAGATATTGACGAGGATAGATCGTTTAAAAGTTTCATCTACCAAATGACAGTGAATAAGGTCTTTAATTATATGAAACATCAGGTTGTGCGACAAAAATATGAGAAATACGTCCTGAATTCCAACCTTTCTTTCGACGATAGTCCTGACACTCAACTTCAACTCAGTGAATTGGATGAGCGAATACGCTCGTTACTTCTGAAAATTCCCGAACAGCAGCGTA
The DNA window shown above is from uncultured Sunxiuqinia sp. and carries:
- a CDS encoding RNA polymerase sigma-70 factor; translated protein: MKMKKGDMKAFQELFVTYGERLYEFSFSYLKDSFVAEEIVQDVFLRIWEMREDIDEDRSFKSFIYQMTVNKVFNYMKHQVVRQKYEKYVLNSNLSFDDSPDTQLQLSELDERIRSLLLKIPEQQRNVFKMSRMGGMSNPEIAGKLNLSIRTVENQIYRTTKFLKEHLKGEYLFILFCLCHGVLAFC